The window AAGACCGAAGCCAATACTAAAATACAAACACAAGGAATTCAATTCAAACTTGTATTATACAAAATTTTCtgaattattattgttaataaATCAATCAAGTATTTCATACTCATCGTCAAAGTGGAACTGTTGCTGTTATAGTAACATGTCTTGGGTCAGTAAGTCTTGATGTCACATTCACAAACCCAATTTCTCTCATTTTTTCTTCCAAATCAGTAAGGTGATACTCATCTAAATAAGGTTCTGTGCTTTTTAATAAGGTGAAAAGTACAGGGGACAATTCCTGCAACATAATATCCAAATTCATCAAGATTTCATATACTTTTTTCAGACTTGTAAATAATGAAAGTATATCAAATCATACCTGAACAACCTTTGATTTGGACTGCACAAGGCAGAATGCAATGTATTAGATTTTCTATATGGCAACgagttttatatttttaacattattaaACATGTGCCTGTAGTAATCAATTAGTTAAACAAATGCATAGACAGCTTACCGCTTGGTCAGTGATTACAATCGTGCCACCGGGTCGAAGAAGCCGAAACGATTCCCTGATGATATTCACTATCGCTACGTGGGGACATTCATGGAGCTAAAATATCATAGATAAGAAATAATCATATATTCAATGACGAAGCTTGACATTTTTACCGTTTTCTTAGAGCATGTTATCTTCATAGATCTTTCTAGGTATAAATTACTAAATTAATCCGTTCATATACACACATCATAGACAAGAATCCTGGAGGGTTACTACTAAGTAATATTTTACATAACTCGACAATATAGATCTAGTTTGACGAAAGTTTTGATCTTAGTTTTCTGTTTATGAAAATTAGGCTTGTTTTCTTACCATTTAATTACCATGGTCTTCACCTAGCATTAAGAAACAATTGAATTCTTAATCAAAAAAACTACATTTTTTAGAATTCGTTAGATAACCATTTCGTTTTTACTTTCTATTTTTTGAATTTCCCAAATTCCTTACTGtgtttctcattctttttttttatttttttttatttttagttttcaaaatcaGGCTCGGTTTATTGGAAAAGTCAGATAACAAAACAAATGTACTTATAAATCAAAATcgtattttagaaaaaaattaagaacCAAAAATCAAATGGGGTCTTAGTTTCAAAGGGGcatttttactttctttaaaGTGCTACACTTGCATGTCTTGAAACGAGTTAACTACCACGTGCTTGTAGTTTAATCCTGGTTTTAGCCAACCACTTTGGTCTCTGATATCCTTTTTATCCCAGTGTTACAGAGCAACTAAGAGGTGTTTGGTGGACCGTAATGAAATGAGTTTGTAatgtaatataataaataaCTCATGTTTGGATTGAGTTTTCTGAACtcaatttgtaatttaaaattcaTTAAGTTTCTGACAGTTTTCAATCCAatcttttttttcattgtttttcacCCTTCACAATCTCATTATTACTCACATTTTCTAACACTCCTTTGATTCCTAGTAATTATGATTACATTCCAACTCTCCAGACATCCTCTAAATTCTTCCGATCAAACCAAATCCTTTTTACGGGTGTTAAAGTAACCAAGTTCTTTCGATCCTAATCTTTTCAAGACAATAAACACTATAGGTCACTTGAAACTTCACTCTATATAACTTCAAAACTGTAGCTGGAAAACACCTCATATTTTCTCTTCTACGGTTAAATTTCTTAGGACATTGTTTGATCAAAGAAGAATTCTTACCACATAAGAAATGGAAAGTAAGTCAAAAGATCTCGAAGGCAAGCCCGTGTCTTCTCCATTTCCATGCAACCATCTTATTGCATTCTTTCTTGGAGTTTTTTTCTTGTCCATGTATTGAGCCACAGCAAGGAAGTAAGGAGACAAATCAAGTCCCTAGTGCAAATTAATCGGCCGGACataaaaagttaaaacaaaACTGAAGGTTAATTACCTATACAAGCCTCAAAGAATTGAAGTTTTTTCATTAGGGAAGCAAAAGAAGAGGAAATTTACTCACTGTTACTTTAGCTGTTGGAAACTTATCAGCCAGTTGCCTTGTACCAAAACCTACAGAACAACCAATGTCAAGAATGTCTAGAATAGGATTTCCTGAATACTTCAGATGATGCTCTTCAATCCTACGAAGCCAATTTCCAAATACTATTTCCTTTGCTTCATCTACTGAAGAAGCAGTTGGTACAGCTCGCATAATCATCGACATGGTTGCAGGCTGTACTTCTGCTGCAGCCTACAAGGGACATATAAGATGACTTACAAACATAGAAGGTATTTACTCATCATATTCAAATTTTCTTTCATCTATGGAAGTTCGACCAATTGTTGCTTAGATTCTGTGGAGTGAGTACTTACAAGCCATGAGAGATTACCCTCGTCATATGCATGGAAAGGCTTTAGGTAATCTGTTAGATATAAGCAATATTCTGATTAATTACAGAACAAGCTTTTAGAAAACTTCCAATGCTAATAGTAAATTAAACGACTTCCAATGCTATAATAGTAAATTAAAAGGATTGGAAAAGATCCCATGATGCTAAGTATACAGTGTTTTGTTACCCCATGGTCACACCGATTAACGTCTTCAACACCTCTTTTTTGATAACCATTAAACTTttcgttttttatttttgaaaattaagcttatgAACAGTATGCCTATCAGTAAGTTCCTCATTTTGTTATCCACTTGGTTGTTTGACCGAGTTTCTAACTAATCAATCTTAGTTTGCATGAGAAGTTGGATAGAAACAAGCTGAGATGGTACTGGTGAATACAACAATGACAGGACACCCTACATTAATTCAAAAACCAATTATGTTTTGGAAGTATTGACTTGACCATCTTATGACACTGAACTCAAAGGGGATTCATTATAGCAGAGCTCAATATTAGGCAACTGATccaccaatcaaacaaatcatttATATAATCAGCAACTTGTTAAATCACGGATCAAACCAAAAACTTAAGCTAAAGCTCAAATTCACAGTTAGAGGAAAGTAAATAAGTAGAACACATTAATGCAATAATACATCAGGTGAAGAAATTAGGACTGGAATAAATGGTATGTGACTCTTGTTTTAGAGCTGCATCATTTTACTTCCACGAGTTGCGCTTTTCATAAATGGATATGTCTTTTTCTTTAACTAACCAActagaaaaagagaaaaaactaTTTGAATGATCACAAATCAGTCTATAAATATGTCTCTTCTCTTTGGAACTTCGCTTTTTCAATCAAAACTTTTCTCCCACCTAAAAGTGACTAAGTTTGGCTTACTCCATAAAGTAGAGTAGGTAGAATCTTGTGGAGGAGATATAGCTTCCCCAAGAAAGGTACTATGTTTTATCTTGAAAAACTACTGCTCCTTAAATTAGTCACTGGACCGAACAAAATTGTCATAAGAAGATAGACAGTGAATTCGTTGGGCTCAAATTTTCTCAAACGATGTCGCTAATTTCTGGTTTTATGTGAAACTTACAATCAGGATAGACAATGGAGGGATTTTGAACACTGTCGAGCTCCTTATAAACGTCGGACTCCAAAACATCGGAAGTGAGTTTTCGCCATGAAATGTTCTTTTTCTCCGCTGTACTGCTCAAACCCACATACAAAAACTACATTACAACTCACAAGCAAAACAAACAGCCAAAACCAAACTCAATTTCCCAAAAATAAGCATATAGAGGTAGACCTGATCAAAACTTGTCTGGCACCGAGCTTGAGAATTGAATAGAGGGGTTTGAAGGAAATGAGAGCACCGACAAGGCGAGACAAAGGGGTCTGTCCAGACCAATTGGGCCGCTCCAATCGGCCCTCTTCATACACCCCAACTTCAGAGCTCGTCGATGCCTGAACTTTTATCAGACCCCTGTTGCTTCTACTTATTCTTCCTCCTCTCTGTTGCCCGTTGCCGCCGGATATTAAAGCCAGCTGCTGGCTCGCTCCGCACAATGCCATTGAAGAAGCTAATTAATTGAATGCAACACTCTCACTTAACGCAAATttggaagaaagaagaagaaattgtaAAACATCCTAACATCTCCGCATCTCTCCGTATCTCCTGGTCAGATGAACCATCCTATTATATGATTACACGTGGATCTCATAAGATTGCTTTATCTCTTCGCTTGCCTTTGTATGTACTAAAACAATTCTTCACCGATTTTCTCAACTTATTTCAATGTATATAAAAATGTTTTAGAAAAGATAGGAAGAAtgtagaaaattttaaaaatgtttgaaaaatggaaattaaagaAGAGGTTGTTGGCAAAATGTAAGGGCTAGTTGTAGTTTTATATTAGGTTTAGTAAGAGTTTATAACCCTGCAACTAAGTAAAGCATATTTCTTCAAGTAAGTCAAACAGCATACTTTCTTTGATTGACAAAGATACCCTTCTTCAATCCTACAAATctcatttttagaaattatttgaTGTTCTCAAGTCCTTAATTTGAAAACCACATAAAAGTTTTTTTCTCCTCAAAATCAGCTAACATCGTCCACATAAACAATGAAAATCAGAAATTTTATTAACTACCAGAGTTTATACGATCAACTATGATTCACTTGATTCTAAAGGAAATTGTAGTTGGACTTGGACATAACTTTCCCAAAATGCTCAAATCAAAGCTCTTGAGAACTGTTTAAGGCTATAAAGAGATTCTTGCAATATGCCACTAACAAGTTTGAAAAACTGGTCATTCTGAGAAAGAGAAGCACTTCTTGACTAGAGGGAAAGAAGTTTTGCTTAAGGTGATAGCTCAAGTTGTTTCATGTTAAACCTTGAGTTTTAAACTTCCTATGGTATTTGTAAAGATATAGAAGCTCGTTTCCTTACGTTCTTGTtccttgttttttcttctttttagaacaaaaattagaaatatgGGTGATAACTATTtatgtttcttctttcttaaaaaaagaaacgaaaataaatttgtttgataactattttttgtttcctatttcttacttcttgttttttcaaataatacgatatataaaaaatatgtcctacgctaaacataaaaaatttaattatcaaaagtttatattatttaatacaaATAAGTTTCAGTGCACAactaaaaacaataacaaaattataTCTATTCTTCGAATGTTGCCCAAATTTGATCGGCAATATCATCTCCTCACTTTGTCTTAGATGTTGTCGActcatttaatttaattatacaaCTTTGCAAGTTGTTTGACAAACTTTGTGCATCTTCAACGACTATTGATTCATTGCTAAAGTCATTGAATAGATCATCTTGACGATCATTCAATCTAATATAATTGTGAATTGTGTAACATGCTATtggtatatatttttgtgtGTTGATCGGGTAAGAAGACATTTGATTAAGAATAGGAAATCGACCCATCAACACGCCAAAACAACGTTTAATGACATTTTAAAGTGAAAAATGTCGATAGTTAAACACTTCTCTCTACCTCAAGGATGATATAAATCATATCTTTGCCCACGAAATGGTGCTAAAAATCAAGACATGTTTGATTACCCTAAATTGAAAAGATAGTATTAATctgcataaaataaaataaataaataaataatcataaagtcaaataatattgaattaaaatactaaaaacaCATAATTATTTACCCCTTTTAGGCACAACAAATTTGTTCTTTGTATGCTAATGCATTCTAAAAGTATGTGAGAATTGTTGATCGATCCTTCCTAACCAGACATGAAATACAtgaataatatattaaataaacacacattatatttcatattgtggtttttcttctacgaaaaatattttttattttgggaaTAATTGAGTCAACATGAGTGCCATTAATAGCACCAATACAGTCCTAAAAGATAAGtataaacataaatatatttcaaaatagtatatttctgaaaaaataattcaaaacatTAGCTCAAAAGTAATACCTTAAGAAAGGGTAATATCATTACTAGTACGGTGTTTATATTGATTGGGCTAATAATTTCTAATCCAAGCTTGCAAACCTTTCTCAAAACAAGCCAAAAGCTAGAGAAATAGTTTGACTTGAATGTTGAAACTTTTTTGTTGCTATATGATTGCTTTTATTATGTGATATGGTTTATAAAAACACAACTTTTTCTTGAATGCTGAGATACTTAGATGCTTTTAGATTTGTCTTGGATTTTAAATCTTCACAAAGCTTTATGAATGTAGCTATTTTCATCCTAAAACAATCAAAACATTTTCTATCATAATTTCTACTTAACAACTCAATCACATAATCATGTCCTCTCAAATGTAGAGGttctacatgattgtttaaaagATTATATCTTGTACAAGCTGATGTACAATAAATTGAAAAAGATACACATGACATCGTCGTTGTTGTCAAAATCATTGCTTTAATCAGCACAAGATCGTCCATAAGCACACCAATACCAACAACATAAATAACCAAAAAGTTAATTTTATACACAACATTACATGCAACCCTAAAGACTTGGAAAGTTCAAAGATGTCTTTTTAAGACACAACAAAAAGTGCCATTGATATTTGGAAGCTAGAAGAATCACAAACCAAACACAATCTCCCACAATTATCAGTGCAATgaccaacaacaacaaaattCTGAAAATAATAACTTCCACAAGTGAAGCAAAACGAAGGAACAAAATTCAAAGCtaattaaacaaacaaaaatcagaAAAAGACTTGCTTAACCCAACTTGGTTTCCCCTCCTTTTCTTAATGCTTGCAAAGTCTATGGGAAAACTAAGATTGGATAGAGATCCTCTTTTGATCTTGCCATTTTATTTGACACAGATGACTAATATTCATATCTTATAGTTTATTAGTTTGACTTTTCAATCACAAGGCTCTGAAAAATAGTTGGCATGCTATATCTTATCGGGAACTAGATAAAGATGCTTATGAAATTGGGTATGGCTACGACTGTTTTGAAAGAAAACAACTTGGCCAACCAAAAATACATTCTCAACAGGAGTTCacctcaaaagaaaaaaaaaaaaagccttgAAAATTACAAGACTACCAACTCTCTCAAGTACAAATTCACCCAAAATTCAAACCAAAGTGGTACTTCACTGGTTAAACATGGAAGGTCTTTCATAATCATTGTTCAAAACCTCAAAACCCACACATGAACACAACAAGAAGAAAACCCATATGTCGTTTCCATCTCTTCCCCAACTCAACATCATATATAGCCAAGAAAAAACCTCAACTGGGTTTtggggaaaaaaagaagaatatatCAAATAGAATCTCAACTCAGTGAAGCACACGACTGGATAGCAGCAAAATTAACCCAAAAACTCTAATCCCAATGTGAatcatcaaaagaaaaaagtagaATATCAAAGTTTGAATAAGGAATTTATTTCCATTGAAGGAATAAATACATAGATCAAGCCTCGTTATCATATAGAGAGCTTGAGTGGCAGTTTACGACTAAACCACTTTTAACTGTTTCATAACAAACTAGCTAACTAACTCTTATTTAGCTAATACCCCCCTCAAGTTGGAATAATGGATGTCTATAATTCTTAACTTGGATAGCATCGGAGACAGAGTAGAGAAGGTAAGGCTTTTTTGAACATGTGTGCTAATTGTAGGTTGGATTTGATTGGTCGGAC is drawn from Cucumis melo cultivar AY chromosome 11, USDA_Cmelo_AY_1.0, whole genome shotgun sequence and contains these coding sequences:
- the LOC103496371 gene encoding uncharacterized protein LOC103496371; this translates as MALCGASQQLALISGGNGQQRGGRISRSNRGLIKVQASTSSEVGVYEEGRLERPNWSGQTPLSRLVGALISFKPLYSILKLGARQVLISTAEKKNISWRKLTSDVLESDVYKELDSVQNPSIVYPDYYLKPFHAYDEGNLSWLAAAEVQPATMSMIMRAVPTASSVDEAKEIVFGNWLRRIEEHHLKYSGNPILDILDIGCSVGFGTRQLADKFPTAKVTGLDLSPYFLAVAQYMDKKKTPRKNAIRWLHGNGEDTGLPSRSFDLLSISYVLHECPHVAIVNIIRESFRLLRPGGTIVITDQASKSKVVQELSPVLFTLLKSTEPYLDEYHLTDLEEKMREIGFVNVTSRLTDPRHVTITATVPL